Proteins co-encoded in one Pseudarthrobacter chlorophenolicus A6 genomic window:
- a CDS encoding alpha/beta hydrolase has protein sequence MTGTAPGNSNAAGRWLPDVLGHGFEKRTLPLAPDNEGAVEATLVRCVLPVAPGVRDAGQPPQAVLYVHGWADYFLQAELAEYLAGSGFAFYAIDLRKFGRSLRPWQTPGYTDNLDVYDEDLSAAIQAIQDDVAQTHRAEAAPAVHLLAHSLGGLVAALWADRNPGLVRTLVLNSPWLELQGSSIIRTIAMHLVDPLSRADPRRPLWLPEMPGYWQSVSSESHGEWHLDPVWRPRASFPIRAGWAKAVLAGHAAVERRLHIQAPVLVMLSERTHIQIEWSADLMEADAVINVEETAGRSLRLGRRVSVFRYPGALHDIFLSRRGVREEACRDLAAWLMAVPF, from the coding sequence ATGACAGGGACAGCTCCCGGCAACAGCAACGCCGCGGGCCGCTGGCTGCCGGACGTCCTGGGGCATGGGTTCGAAAAGCGTACTTTGCCGCTGGCCCCGGATAACGAAGGGGCTGTGGAGGCGACGCTGGTCCGCTGCGTCCTGCCAGTAGCGCCGGGTGTGCGTGATGCCGGTCAACCACCGCAAGCGGTCCTCTACGTCCACGGCTGGGCTGACTACTTCCTGCAGGCGGAGCTTGCCGAGTACCTTGCTGGGAGCGGCTTTGCGTTCTATGCAATAGACCTGCGCAAGTTCGGCCGCAGCCTCAGGCCTTGGCAGACCCCGGGCTACACGGACAACCTGGACGTCTACGACGAGGACCTCTCCGCCGCGATCCAGGCAATCCAAGACGACGTGGCGCAAACCCACCGCGCAGAAGCCGCACCCGCGGTGCACCTTCTGGCCCACTCGTTGGGCGGACTGGTGGCCGCCCTCTGGGCGGACCGGAATCCCGGACTGGTCAGGACGCTGGTCCTTAACTCCCCCTGGTTGGAACTCCAGGGCAGCAGCATTATCCGGACCATCGCCATGCACCTGGTGGACCCGCTTTCCAGGGCAGACCCGCGGCGGCCACTCTGGCTTCCGGAAATGCCCGGTTACTGGCAAAGCGTGAGTTCCGAGTCCCATGGCGAGTGGCACCTTGATCCGGTGTGGCGGCCGAGGGCCTCGTTCCCCATCCGCGCAGGCTGGGCAAAAGCGGTACTGGCCGGCCACGCAGCGGTGGAACGCCGGCTGCACATCCAGGCCCCGGTGCTGGTGATGCTCTCGGAACGCACGCACATCCAGATCGAGTGGTCTGCGGACCTGATGGAAGCTGACGCTGTGATCAATGTGGAGGAGACAGCCGGACGCTCCCTGCGGCTCGGACGGCGGGTCAGCGTCTTCCGGTACCCCGGCGCCCTCCACGACATCTTCCTGTCCCGCAGGGGCGTCCGGGAAGAAGCGTGCCGGGACCTGGCTGCCTGGCTGATGGCCGTCCCTTTTTAG